One window of the Choristoneura fumiferana chromosome 18, NRCan_CFum_1, whole genome shotgun sequence genome contains the following:
- the imd gene encoding death domain-containing immune deficiency protein isoform X2 — protein MTTLSAKIADLFRNLKTDAVPRAPRTRRVQPEDIFAEENNENYDTTNGTDNPEEPEVVIIEEPDEDLKKEKKAKTKKSFFTSKFKDDKPKKQEKSAKSEKRISDGCVVNTQSTGNVINIVKSRDVRWGDDYYMGISKPNSKMAEEPEEEVVEKCNDITMLMEAKVKPEHEYLDFISNNLGKNWYGFYIKLGFLKGRIETMEINTREYGVNEARYKLLLDWVRNDKDGTLGCLATMLWEHGDRELVKQLALLYKKNNYK, from the exons ATGACTACTCTGAGTGCTAAAATTGCTGATCTATTTCGGAATTTGAAAACAGACGCCGTGCCTCGGGCTCCGCGGACGCGACGGGTTCAGCCAGAAGATATTTTCGCTGAGGAAAACAATGAAAACTAcgataccacaaacgggacagACAATCCCGAAGAACCAGAAGTTGTTATAATTGAAGAACCAGATGAAGATTTGAAAAAAGAGAAGAAAGCGAAAACCAAGAAGTCGTTCTTTACGTCAAAGTTTAAAGATGACAAACCAAAAAAACAGGAGAAATCGGCGAAATCAGAGAAAAGAATAAGTGATGGCTGTGTGGTGAATACACAAT CAACGGGAAATGTGATTAACATTGTGAAGTCCAGAGATGTCCGCTGGGGGGATGACTACTACATGGGGATTTCCAAACCAAATTCCAAGATGGCTGAGGAGCCTGAAGAAGAGGTAGTGGAGAAGTGCAACGACATCACAATGCTTATGGAAGCTAAAGTTAAG CCTGAACATGAATACCTGGATTTTATATCTAACAACCTTGGCAAGAACTGGTATGGTTTCTACATTAAACTAGGATTTCTCAAAGGACGCATTGAGACAATGGAAATCAATACACGCGAATATGGTGTCAATGAG GCTCGCTACAAGCTTCTTCTAGACTGGGTGCGCAACGACAAGGACGGCACTCTAGGCTGCCTGGCCACGATGCTGTGGGAGCACGGCGACCGCGAACTGGTCAAACAACTCGCCCTCTTGTATAAGAAGAATAACTACAAGTAA
- the imd gene encoding death domain-containing immune deficiency protein isoform X1 — protein MITLFFVCLVSCYRQVNKMTTLSAKIADLFRNLKTDAVPRAPRTRRVQPEDIFAEENNENYDTTNGTDNPEEPEVVIIEEPDEDLKKEKKAKTKKSFFTSKFKDDKPKKQEKSAKSEKRISDGCVVNTQSTGNVINIVKSRDVRWGDDYYMGISKPNSKMAEEPEEEVVEKCNDITMLMEAKVKPEHEYLDFISNNLGKNWYGFYIKLGFLKGRIETMEINTREYGVNEARYKLLLDWVRNDKDGTLGCLATMLWEHGDRELVKQLALLYKKNNYK, from the exons ATGATAACACTT TTCTTTGTTTGTCTCGTTTCCTGTTATCGACAAGTTAACAAAATGACTACTCTGAGTGCTAAAATTGCTGATCTATTTCGGAATTTGAAAACAGACGCCGTGCCTCGGGCTCCGCGGACGCGACGGGTTCAGCCAGAAGATATTTTCGCTGAGGAAAACAATGAAAACTAcgataccacaaacgggacagACAATCCCGAAGAACCAGAAGTTGTTATAATTGAAGAACCAGATGAAGATTTGAAAAAAGAGAAGAAAGCGAAAACCAAGAAGTCGTTCTTTACGTCAAAGTTTAAAGATGACAAACCAAAAAAACAGGAGAAATCGGCGAAATCAGAGAAAAGAATAAGTGATGGCTGTGTGGTGAATACACAAT CAACGGGAAATGTGATTAACATTGTGAAGTCCAGAGATGTCCGCTGGGGGGATGACTACTACATGGGGATTTCCAAACCAAATTCCAAGATGGCTGAGGAGCCTGAAGAAGAGGTAGTGGAGAAGTGCAACGACATCACAATGCTTATGGAAGCTAAAGTTAAG CCTGAACATGAATACCTGGATTTTATATCTAACAACCTTGGCAAGAACTGGTATGGTTTCTACATTAAACTAGGATTTCTCAAAGGACGCATTGAGACAATGGAAATCAATACACGCGAATATGGTGTCAATGAG GCTCGCTACAAGCTTCTTCTAGACTGGGTGCGCAACGACAAGGACGGCACTCTAGGCTGCCTGGCCACGATGCTGTGGGAGCACGGCGACCGCGAACTGGTCAAACAACTCGCCCTCTTGTATAAGAAGAATAACTACAAGTAA